The Enteractinococcus fodinae genome has a segment encoding these proteins:
- a CDS encoding cytochrome ubiquinol oxidase subunit I: MDPLEVARWQFGITTVYHFLMVPLTIGLGIVLVAMQTAWHRTGKEQYLRMTKFWGKIFMINFIMGVATGLVQEFQFGMAWSEYSRFVGDVFGAPLAMEALIAFFLESVFIGIWLFGWGRVRPGIHLAVLWLAVLGSVISAYFILAANAFMQHPVGVELVNGRAQMVDFWAVMTNPTLLIHFPHTIFGALAVAGSMLLGIAWYHLWKRRKDGIDTVDAEGYVIVGSTGSKARDEIDYRGWRTSFRWGGWIAIVAFLGTAFTGHTQAQMMIEQQPLKMASAEAACHDGTGFSVLSVASRDGGGATTCDDVVGVFEIPGLLSFLAHNDFETPVEGVNSLIPKYEEAFGTHLPDDPRYGERAGSEIDYLPVMEVTYWGFRLMITFGGVAALAAAIGLWIGRKGTVPYDKTLMNLAWLSILAPFAANSTGWIFTEMGRQPFTVVPNLNGVDQVWQFTAAAVSPGVSGEEILFSLIALTLIYALLLVVEVVLLVRYTKGGHPAGMPDLLADEQRDDDDRDKPSTDVLSFAY; this comes from the coding sequence ATGGATCCTCTTGAAGTGGCCCGGTGGCAATTCGGGATTACAACCGTTTATCACTTTCTTATGGTGCCGTTGACTATCGGCTTGGGCATCGTGCTGGTAGCCATGCAGACCGCATGGCACCGTACAGGTAAAGAACAATATCTGCGCATGACCAAGTTCTGGGGCAAGATCTTCATGATTAACTTCATCATGGGGGTTGCCACCGGTCTGGTTCAGGAATTTCAATTCGGCATGGCCTGGAGTGAATACTCCCGCTTTGTCGGTGACGTGTTCGGCGCTCCTTTAGCCATGGAGGCGCTCATTGCGTTCTTTCTCGAGTCAGTCTTTATCGGCATCTGGCTCTTTGGTTGGGGCAGAGTTCGCCCCGGCATTCACTTAGCCGTGTTGTGGTTAGCCGTCCTGGGATCCGTGATCTCGGCGTATTTCATTCTGGCCGCTAACGCGTTCATGCAACATCCGGTGGGCGTCGAACTGGTCAACGGTCGCGCACAAATGGTCGACTTCTGGGCCGTCATGACGAACCCAACCCTGCTGATCCACTTCCCACATACCATTTTCGGTGCCCTGGCAGTGGCCGGCTCCATGCTGTTAGGTATCGCCTGGTATCACTTATGGAAACGCCGCAAAGACGGTATCGATACCGTCGACGCCGAAGGATATGTGATTGTGGGGTCTACCGGATCCAAGGCGCGCGATGAAATCGACTACAGGGGGTGGCGCACCTCCTTCCGTTGGGGCGGCTGGATTGCCATCGTCGCCTTTCTCGGCACGGCGTTTACTGGTCACACCCAGGCTCAGATGATGATCGAACAACAGCCTTTGAAAATGGCCTCAGCAGAAGCGGCATGCCACGACGGGACCGGCTTCTCAGTCCTATCGGTGGCCAGCCGAGACGGCGGCGGAGCCACCACCTGTGACGATGTGGTCGGTGTCTTCGAAATCCCAGGACTGCTGTCCTTCCTAGCTCATAACGATTTTGAGACACCCGTAGAGGGCGTCAACTCGTTGATCCCCAAATACGAGGAAGCTTTCGGAACCCATCTGCCCGATGACCCACGGTACGGCGAGCGCGCTGGTTCAGAGATTGATTACTTGCCGGTGATGGAGGTGACCTACTGGGGCTTCCGTCTGATGATCACCTTCGGTGGGGTAGCAGCCCTGGCCGCAGCGATCGGACTATGGATCGGACGCAAGGGGACGGTGCCGTATGACAAGACGCTGATGAATCTTGCCTGGCTGTCGATTCTGGCGCCTTTTGCGGCCAACTCCACCGGTTGGATTTTCACGGAGATGGGGCGACAACCCTTTACTGTGGTGCCAAACCTCAACGGTGTAGACCAAGTGTGGCAATTTACTGCCGCGGCCGTTTCCCCGGGTGTCAGTGGTGAAGAAATCTTATTCTCCCTGATCGCTTTGACACTGATTTACGCGTTGTTACTCGTAGTCGAAGTCGTCTTGCTGGTCAGATATACCAAAGGTGGTCACCCGGCGGGCATGCCTGACCTGCTAGCAGATGAGCAGCGCGACGATGACGACCGCGATAAGCCCTCAACCGATGTATTGTCCTTCGCATACTGA
- a CDS encoding BlaI/MecI/CopY family transcriptional regulator: MKEGTSLGELERAIMDLLWDATEPQTANEVRDTLAERQDNTPAITTVLTVLGRLHKKGFVLKDDARRPHEFSAATSREEHTAQLLNEVLGSAVDKRAVLARFIGGIDPSDARTLQHLLSSRND; encoded by the coding sequence ATGAAAGAAGGGACATCATTGGGCGAGCTAGAACGAGCCATCATGGATTTGCTCTGGGATGCGACTGAGCCGCAAACAGCTAACGAAGTGCGCGACACCCTGGCGGAACGCCAGGACAACACACCAGCAATTACCACCGTGCTCACGGTACTGGGACGATTGCACAAAAAAGGCTTCGTCCTCAAGGACGATGCACGCCGCCCCCACGAGTTTTCTGCGGCTACCAGCCGTGAGGAACACACTGCTCAGCTACTCAACGAAGTGCTCGGCTCCGCGGTCGATAAACGCGCCGTGTTAGCCCGTTTCATCGGCGGTATTGACCCCTCGGATGCTCGCACCCTGCAGCATTTGCTGAGCTCGCGCAACGACTAG
- a CDS encoding M56 family metallopeptidase yields the protein MWQAIGISGGLALVTAPLTWGLQPFGPGIAPALVELWQVFTTQGLNAVLTDSRWHPFGLAGITLGLLLFGHLFLVLIHTAYRTFRQRKKHREFVEILAASVKEEHGLNQAVSSGTRILPVEHPLAYCLPAINQPLTVVSQGLLEELTPDELAAVLAHESAHLTQRHDLLRLAFEAWHKAAPWFPATGVAVQEVTELTEIMADDSALVDHNRNDLTAALAFTAHEPGDQPASNAQRATAADSEVASRRIRRLTDPEKPLGSCKVGLVIITAGLLVTVPAAISLI from the coding sequence TTGTGGCAAGCTATTGGCATAAGCGGTGGGCTTGCTCTGGTGACCGCCCCACTGACGTGGGGACTGCAGCCCTTCGGGCCGGGAATTGCTCCCGCGCTGGTCGAGCTCTGGCAGGTATTTACTACACAAGGGCTCAACGCTGTCCTGACAGATTCACGGTGGCACCCATTCGGGTTAGCTGGCATCACGTTGGGCCTGCTGCTTTTTGGGCACCTTTTCCTAGTTCTGATTCACACTGCCTATCGCACGTTTCGGCAACGCAAGAAACACCGCGAATTCGTCGAAATTCTCGCGGCTTCTGTAAAAGAAGAGCACGGTCTAAACCAGGCTGTGTCGAGTGGCACGCGAATCTTGCCTGTCGAACACCCCCTGGCCTACTGCTTGCCCGCTATCAATCAGCCGCTCACTGTCGTATCGCAAGGTCTGTTAGAAGAACTGACCCCCGATGAGCTAGCTGCTGTGCTGGCACACGAGTCGGCCCACCTGACGCAACGCCATGATCTGCTGCGCCTGGCGTTTGAAGCATGGCACAAGGCAGCACCCTGGTTCCCTGCTACGGGAGTCGCGGTGCAGGAAGTCACCGAACTCACCGAAATCATGGCCGATGACTCCGCCTTAGTTGATCACAACCGCAACGACCTCACTGCCGCACTAGCCTTCACGGCACACGAACCAGGCGACCAGCCCGCCTCGAACGCGCAGCGTGCCACTGCAGCTGACAGCGAAGTCGCCTCGCGCCGTATCAGGCGACTAACCGACCCAGAAAAGCCTCTGGGTTCATGTAAAGTTGGCCTGGTTATAATCACCGCTGGGCTGCTTGTGACTGTGCCAGCTGCGATCAGCCTGATATGA
- a CDS encoding 3-oxoacyl-ACP synthase III, with protein MSSNAVSIHHNAALLSVVEVTAPVEVTSDMIDERLAAVLKRLRLPKRLLQRVAGVKARRMWEAPEDYLAGAAQAGVKALAEAGVTPDAVGLLINTSVTRTQLEPAVSVRIHDMMGLSPSATNFDITNACLGFVNGMDLAATLIDAGQIDYAVVVAGEDAINLQEATLKNLLSDRTTRDNFMEQFASLTLGSGAAAAVLGRADRHPEGHRILRGVTRAGTQHNGLCQGGREGIYTDSGALLENGLELVMDAWNDTPADWDWANMDRYITHQVSQMHTDAIIESAGIAREKIPTTFPQLGNIGPAALPITLARELDTLNIGDRVLTMGVGSGLNVAMLEIEW; from the coding sequence GTGAGTTCTAACGCGGTTTCAATTCATCACAATGCGGCATTACTTTCTGTGGTAGAAGTGACCGCTCCGGTCGAAGTCACCTCTGACATGATCGATGAGCGCCTTGCAGCCGTTCTGAAACGTTTGCGACTGCCAAAACGCCTTCTGCAACGAGTCGCTGGCGTGAAGGCTCGTCGGATGTGGGAAGCCCCAGAAGATTACCTTGCCGGTGCTGCCCAAGCTGGTGTCAAAGCACTGGCCGAAGCTGGCGTTACGCCAGATGCGGTGGGGCTGCTCATCAATACCTCCGTGACCCGCACACAACTGGAACCGGCCGTCTCTGTGCGGATCCATGACATGATGGGACTGTCGCCCTCCGCGACGAACTTTGACATCACCAATGCCTGTCTGGGTTTTGTCAACGGCATGGATCTTGCCGCGACACTGATTGATGCCGGCCAAATTGACTACGCGGTCGTTGTTGCCGGCGAAGACGCAATAAACCTGCAAGAGGCAACCCTTAAAAACCTGCTCTCGGACCGCACCACGCGCGACAACTTCATGGAGCAGTTTGCTTCCCTGACCTTGGGATCTGGAGCGGCTGCAGCAGTTCTAGGACGAGCAGATCGTCACCCTGAAGGCCACCGAATTCTTCGCGGAGTCACACGTGCTGGGACTCAGCACAACGGCTTGTGCCAGGGTGGCCGTGAAGGGATATACACCGATTCCGGAGCGCTATTGGAAAACGGGCTCGAGTTAGTGATGGACGCTTGGAACGACACACCCGCCGACTGGGACTGGGCCAACATGGACCGCTACATCACGCATCAGGTGTCTCAGATGCATACCGATGCGATCATCGAGTCGGCCGGTATTGCACGCGAAAAGATCCCGACAACATTCCCCCAGCTGGGTAACATTGGTCCAGCTGCGTTGCCAATTACCTTAGCCAGAGAATTGGATACGCTAAATATTGGTGACCGAGTCCTGACCATGGGTGTCGGATCCGGTCTAAATGTCGCAATGCTAGAAATAGAGTGGTGA
- a CDS encoding alpha/beta fold hydrolase, translated as MLISPKPAHLPQSIVDLEQLPGWDSRWSRLIDVDTIDGTRQFHVLDNGPVLAELGIPAEDVDAIIVAVHGNPTWSYMWRRVAQAGIDAAQGNLDLGPGAGRAPVVRVIAPDQLDMGFSERLAHETWPTVGLTPITYRTLEERIADLDALLATLLTDSDVPLYTLGHDWGGVVSLGWATDHKRRSAGSGLQPAGMIALNTAVWHDEDDPIPAPLQAALAGPLLAGSTIATSAFLDTTLVLGQPALSDTVKTAYKAPYQNRNQRGGIGGFVADIPASRGHRSRTALRSVAQNLAATQTPALLLWGAKDPVFVDRYQHDLLSRISHVDIHRYDTAGHLLAEDRDIVEPIFGWIQQQLWGNNRPAPAEAAPRGSHAVGEYTPLWNFLDQWATSDEKAMVDMTVTDRHGDPFAVSWRQLSSIVNAMAVGLREAGMRPGDRVSMLVEPGRDLTAALYAVLRVGGVAVVADAGLGLEGMTRAIKSAAPQWIIGETPGLTLARAANLPGKRISMRSLDPVAHRLLGLTGSMYRFATRYAGQRFTATLAHPDPDPQADAAVLFTSGSTGPAKGVRYTHQKLSALTQRLQTTLKVKPGSSLLAGFAPFALLGPAIGATSVTPKMSVTKPATLTATALADAAIAGDATMVFASPAALRNVVDTAHELNGIQRVALQRVSMLLSAGAPVPVTLMDEVLELVPDAEFHSPYGMTESLLISDIDHHTQHDIATQPDRGVCVGKPLDVVRVAMAPLDFYGRASDDLVEGEAAVGKLSEIVISTPHMLAGYDKLYNTNRQTRVDSLDGLQWHRTGDIGHFDAEGRLWIEGRTHHIVTPPTGVLGPGGPEDDIQRLPELNRVAIVGVGPVGTQAIVAVVEPHDSDIKPGLAPTELTDAVRAATDVDIAAVLVTDHVPVDIRHNSKINRPVLAQWAAQVLAGEKVSALA; from the coding sequence TTGCTGATCTCTCCCAAACCGGCACATCTTCCACAGTCCATCGTTGACCTTGAACAGCTGCCGGGGTGGGACTCCCGATGGTCGAGACTGATCGATGTCGACACTATTGATGGCACACGGCAGTTTCACGTGCTCGATAACGGCCCGGTACTGGCCGAGCTTGGGATTCCAGCGGAGGACGTTGACGCGATTATCGTTGCTGTCCACGGCAACCCCACCTGGTCTTATATGTGGCGTCGCGTCGCTCAAGCAGGCATAGACGCAGCCCAGGGCAACCTCGACCTCGGACCGGGTGCTGGGCGAGCTCCGGTTGTTCGGGTGATAGCGCCGGATCAGCTCGATATGGGCTTTTCTGAACGCTTGGCCCACGAAACGTGGCCCACCGTCGGGCTCACTCCCATCACGTATCGCACCCTTGAGGAGCGTATCGCCGACCTGGATGCGCTCCTTGCCACCTTGCTGACCGACTCTGATGTGCCGCTCTATACGCTGGGGCACGACTGGGGTGGGGTCGTGTCGCTCGGCTGGGCTACAGACCACAAACGACGATCAGCCGGTTCAGGGTTGCAGCCTGCCGGCATGATCGCTTTGAATACCGCCGTCTGGCATGACGAAGACGACCCTATCCCGGCTCCGCTGCAAGCGGCCCTTGCCGGTCCATTGCTTGCCGGTTCGACAATTGCCACCTCAGCATTTTTAGACACCACGCTGGTGCTGGGACAGCCCGCATTGTCCGACACCGTAAAAACCGCCTACAAGGCGCCCTACCAAAACCGGAACCAACGCGGCGGCATCGGTGGCTTTGTGGCAGACATTCCCGCATCCCGGGGACACCGGTCACGAACAGCGCTTCGTTCCGTGGCCCAGAACCTTGCCGCCACACAGACACCGGCGCTGCTGCTGTGGGGGGCTAAAGACCCCGTCTTTGTGGATCGATATCAACATGATCTGTTATCGCGAATTTCACACGTCGATATTCACCGGTATGACACCGCCGGACATCTTCTCGCTGAAGACCGCGACATCGTAGAGCCAATTTTTGGGTGGATTCAGCAACAACTCTGGGGAAACAACCGACCTGCGCCCGCTGAGGCTGCACCCCGCGGCTCCCATGCTGTCGGCGAATACACTCCGTTGTGGAACTTCCTGGACCAATGGGCCACCTCTGACGAGAAAGCCATGGTTGATATGACGGTCACCGATCGCCACGGGGACCCCTTCGCAGTCTCCTGGCGACAGCTGTCTTCCATCGTCAATGCCATGGCTGTGGGATTGCGAGAAGCCGGGATGCGCCCCGGCGACCGAGTTTCGATGTTGGTCGAACCAGGCCGAGACCTCACCGCCGCACTCTATGCGGTGCTTCGGGTCGGTGGCGTAGCAGTAGTCGCTGACGCCGGATTAGGCCTGGAAGGCATGACCAGAGCTATCAAATCTGCGGCCCCGCAATGGATCATCGGCGAAACCCCTGGACTCACGTTGGCCCGCGCTGCCAACCTACCGGGGAAACGAATAAGCATGCGTAGCCTGGATCCTGTGGCACATCGCCTGCTGGGGTTGACCGGGTCCATGTATCGGTTCGCAACGCGATACGCCGGGCAGCGATTCACCGCGACCCTGGCTCATCCAGACCCAGACCCACAAGCAGACGCCGCAGTGTTATTTACCTCCGGGTCGACCGGCCCCGCAAAAGGCGTACGCTATACGCATCAGAAGCTCTCGGCTCTAACGCAACGATTGCAAACGACTCTCAAGGTCAAACCCGGATCGAGCCTGTTAGCTGGATTCGCGCCATTTGCACTGTTGGGTCCCGCCATCGGTGCCACCTCGGTGACCCCGAAGATGTCGGTTACCAAACCCGCAACTCTGACAGCCACCGCGCTTGCCGATGCGGCCATTGCCGGGGATGCCACGATGGTTTTTGCGTCCCCGGCAGCTTTACGCAATGTCGTCGACACTGCTCACGAACTCAATGGCATCCAACGGGTAGCTTTGCAACGAGTCTCAATGTTGCTCTCGGCAGGAGCACCGGTGCCTGTCACCCTCATGGACGAAGTCTTAGAGCTCGTCCCCGATGCTGAGTTCCACTCCCCTTACGGGATGACCGAATCGCTGCTCATTTCGGATATTGATCACCATACGCAACACGACATCGCAACGCAGCCTGATCGCGGCGTTTGCGTCGGCAAGCCGCTGGATGTGGTCCGTGTCGCCATGGCACCGCTAGATTTCTATGGTCGAGCTTCTGATGACTTAGTAGAAGGCGAGGCTGCTGTAGGTAAACTTTCCGAGATCGTCATCTCGACTCCACATATGCTGGCCGGCTACGACAAGCTCTACAACACCAACCGTCAAACGCGGGTCGACTCGTTAGATGGTTTGCAATGGCACCGCACTGGCGACATTGGACACTTCGATGCCGAGGGCAGGCTGTGGATCGAAGGCCGTACCCACCACATTGTGACCCCACCGACCGGTGTGCTCGGGCCCGGCGGTCCTGAAGACGACATCCAACGACTCCCAGAACTCAATCGAGTGGCCATCGTTGGGGTCGGACCGGTAGGCACCCAAGCTATCGTGGCCGTGGTCGAACCACACGATTCGGACATCAAACCCGGTTTAGCTCCGACTGAACTCACCGACGCGGTCCGCGCTGCCACGGATGTCGATATCGCCGCAGTCCTAGTCACTGACCACGTTCCAGTCGATATCCGCCATAACTCCAAAATTAACCGCCCGGTCCTGGCGCAGTGGGCTGCACAGGTGCTGGCCGGAGAAAAGGTGAGTGCCCTAGCATGA
- a CDS encoding NAD-dependent epimerase/dehydratase family protein has protein sequence MKISPTIAEYHTGDYSGHRVLVTGASGVLGSGVAHALMSAGAAVTVLQRSPSGISGVREIQGSITDPNTVAAAVSGIDSVIHIAAKVSVSGPLAEYEQVNVEGTRLLLNAAQDAGVQRWVHISSPSVAHSGSSIIGADAQPADPATARGHYAATKAAGELLALAADSPAFRVLVLRPHLMWGPGDTQLTERIIDRAKQNRLPLLDGGTALVDTLFSINAVEAIVAGLDAVDRVHGEALVLTNGQPRPIGEMIRRIAVAGGAQEPTLNLPSGLAKAAGSLIEIFWDAEQRGDEPPITRFLAEQMSTAHWFDQRRTQEVLRWRPRISLAEGFELTRQYYNP, from the coding sequence ATGAAAATTTCACCCACCATCGCTGAATACCACACCGGTGATTATTCCGGCCACCGGGTCCTGGTGACCGGTGCCTCCGGAGTTCTCGGCTCAGGTGTCGCACACGCCCTTATGTCAGCTGGGGCAGCAGTAACCGTACTGCAACGCTCCCCCTCGGGTATATCGGGTGTTCGCGAAATCCAAGGTTCCATCACTGACCCAAACACTGTGGCGGCAGCCGTGAGCGGGATCGACTCCGTCATACATATCGCTGCGAAAGTTTCTGTCTCAGGGCCCTTGGCTGAATACGAGCAGGTCAACGTGGAAGGCACCCGTCTGCTGCTGAACGCCGCCCAGGACGCCGGCGTGCAACGCTGGGTGCACATCTCCTCGCCTTCTGTGGCACATAGTGGGTCATCCATCATAGGTGCTGATGCGCAGCCGGCCGATCCTGCCACCGCACGCGGTCACTATGCTGCGACCAAAGCCGCAGGGGAACTCCTAGCGCTGGCAGCAGACTCTCCTGCTTTTCGGGTGCTTGTCCTGCGGCCCCATCTGATGTGGGGGCCGGGTGACACGCAGCTGACTGAGCGCATAATCGATCGGGCAAAACAAAATCGCTTGCCACTTCTGGATGGCGGTACGGCCCTGGTGGACACGTTGTTTTCAATCAACGCGGTCGAGGCCATCGTGGCCGGGCTCGATGCTGTCGATAGAGTCCATGGCGAGGCGTTAGTCCTGACGAACGGTCAGCCACGCCCCATCGGAGAAATGATCCGGAGGATCGCTGTCGCTGGTGGAGCTCAGGAACCCACACTGAACTTGCCTTCTGGACTTGCTAAGGCCGCAGGCTCGCTCATCGAGATCTTCTGGGATGCCGAGCAACGCGGGGATGAGCCTCCCATTACTCGCTTCTTGGCAGAGCAGATGTCGACAGCGCATTGGTTCGACCAGCGCAGAACCCAAGAAGTCCTGCGTTGGCGACCTCGTATCTCACTGGCGGAAGGCTTTGAGCTGACTCGCCAGTACTACAACCCCTAG
- a CDS encoding DNA gyrase/topoisomerase IV subunit B produces the protein MVKTSEYSARNLSVLEGLEAVRKRPGMYVGSTDSRGLMHCLWEIIDNSVDEALAGYGQSIEITLFADGSVEVEDNGRGIPVDIEPRTGLSGVEVVFTKLHAGGKFSSDSYAAAGGLHGVGAAVVNALSSRLDVQVIRGGKVHQLSFQRGKPGHFSDQGKPRPDAEFTPQETGAEVAVVGKAKRGRTGTKVRYWADTQIFTPEATFLYEELEQRARQTAYLIPGLRIAVRDERRLAGTAGEHGTHEEVFQFDGGIAEFVEHLSQLNPVTDVWRLHGEGNFTERVPVLDSSGQAHMQDVERTCEVDVALRWDVGYDTKIRSFVNIIATPKGGSHNTGFEQALTRVFRKAVESNARRLKAGNTRVEKDDILAGLTAIVTVRLAEPQFEGQTKEVLGTPAARQIVSKVVADRLSEILQSRKRAEKQQVDALLEKVVAEMKSRIMARTAKENQRRKTALETSSLPAKLADCRSNEVENTELFIVEGDSALGTAKLARSSDYQALLPIRGKILNVQKASVGEMLNNAESSALIQVVGGGSGRSFDLSEARYGKVILMTDADVDGAHIRTLLLTLFFRYMRPMVEAGRVYAAVPPLHRVEVVNPGSKPNEVIYTYSEQELHEVLDRLAAEGRKIKEPIQRYKGLGEMDADQLSETTMDPRYRMLRRVNIEETEKAEEIFELLMGRHVAPRRDFIISGAEELDREEIDA, from the coding sequence GTGGTCAAAACATCCGAGTACAGCGCACGCAACCTTTCTGTCTTAGAAGGTTTGGAAGCCGTGCGCAAGCGCCCCGGCATGTACGTTGGGTCGACAGACTCTCGCGGGTTAATGCATTGCTTGTGGGAAATTATCGATAACTCGGTGGACGAAGCCTTAGCTGGTTACGGCCAGTCTATTGAGATCACATTGTTTGCTGACGGCTCGGTTGAAGTCGAAGATAACGGTCGTGGTATCCCGGTCGACATCGAACCTCGGACCGGCTTATCTGGTGTCGAAGTAGTGTTCACGAAACTTCACGCCGGTGGTAAGTTCAGCTCCGATTCGTATGCTGCAGCCGGCGGGCTTCACGGTGTAGGGGCTGCCGTCGTCAACGCTTTATCGTCACGGCTTGACGTACAGGTGATCCGAGGCGGAAAAGTCCATCAACTCAGTTTCCAGCGCGGTAAGCCAGGGCATTTTTCAGACCAGGGCAAGCCTCGCCCCGACGCCGAATTTACGCCTCAAGAGACCGGTGCTGAAGTGGCCGTCGTCGGGAAAGCCAAACGGGGACGTACCGGTACCAAAGTGCGGTACTGGGCAGATACCCAGATCTTCACTCCCGAAGCGACTTTTCTGTATGAAGAACTCGAACAACGGGCCCGTCAAACCGCATACTTAATCCCTGGTCTACGTATTGCAGTACGAGATGAACGACGTCTAGCTGGTACCGCCGGCGAGCATGGGACCCACGAAGAGGTCTTCCAATTCGATGGCGGCATTGCTGAATTCGTTGAACACCTATCACAGTTGAACCCGGTTACCGACGTCTGGCGCTTACACGGCGAAGGGAACTTCACCGAGCGGGTCCCGGTATTGGATAGCTCCGGACAGGCTCACATGCAAGATGTCGAGCGAACCTGCGAGGTTGATGTCGCACTGCGGTGGGACGTCGGCTACGACACGAAGATCCGCAGTTTTGTGAACATCATCGCCACGCCCAAAGGTGGATCACATAACACTGGCTTCGAGCAGGCTCTCACACGCGTATTTCGGAAGGCGGTCGAAAGCAACGCCCGGCGCCTCAAAGCAGGGAATACCCGTGTCGAAAAAGATGATATTTTGGCCGGTCTCACCGCTATTGTCACGGTTCGGCTTGCTGAACCACAGTTCGAAGGTCAGACCAAGGAGGTACTTGGGACACCTGCGGCGCGACAGATCGTATCAAAGGTCGTAGCTGATCGACTGAGTGAGATTCTGCAGTCTCGCAAGCGTGCTGAGAAGCAGCAGGTCGATGCCCTGTTGGAAAAAGTCGTGGCCGAAATGAAGTCACGCATCATGGCTCGAACCGCCAAAGAAAATCAGCGACGCAAAACAGCCCTGGAAACTTCATCGTTGCCCGCGAAATTGGCCGACTGCCGCTCCAACGAGGTAGAAAATACCGAGCTATTCATCGTCGAAGGTGATTCGGCGCTGGGCACCGCAAAGCTGGCTCGTTCTTCGGACTACCAAGCATTGCTACCGATTCGGGGCAAGATTCTCAATGTTCAAAAAGCTTCAGTCGGTGAGATGCTCAATAATGCTGAGTCCTCTGCGCTCATTCAAGTAGTCGGAGGCGGCTCGGGACGCAGCTTCGATCTTTCCGAAGCTCGGTACGGCAAAGTGATTTTGATGACCGATGCCGATGTGGACGGTGCCCATATCCGAACCTTGTTGCTCACCTTGTTTTTCCGATACATGCGCCCGATGGTGGAAGCCGGCCGAGTGTATGCCGCCGTCCCACCCTTACATCGTGTGGAAGTTGTGAACCCAGGGTCAAAACCTAACGAGGTCATTTACACGTACTCTGAACAAGAGCTTCACGAAGTATTGGATCGCCTGGCAGCAGAAGGTCGCAAGATCAAAGAGCCGATTCAGCGGTACAAGGGTCTGGGTGAGATGGATGCTGATCAGCTATCCGAAACCACTATGGATCCGCGCTACCGCATGCTACGCCGAGTAAATATCGAAGAGACGGAGAAAGCCGAAGAGATCTTTGAACTCTTGATGGGTCGGCATGTAGCACCCCGGCGAGACTTCATCATCTCTGGCGCTGAAGAGCTCGACCGCGAAGAGATCGACGCCTAG
- a CDS encoding DUF7455 domain-containing protein, whose product MSTATSLEQPTLNAADRCDRCGAQAYVRAVLPSGGQLYFCAHHARQVEESLRPQAAMWQDETSRLEEERSTSL is encoded by the coding sequence ATGTCCACGGCAACTAGTCTTGAGCAACCTACCCTCAACGCCGCCGATCGTTGCGACCGTTGCGGAGCCCAAGCTTACGTTCGTGCAGTACTACCATCGGGTGGCCAACTGTACTTCTGTGCTCACCATGCGCGCCAGGTTGAAGAGAGCCTTCGTCCACAAGCCGCCATGTGGCAGGATGAAACCAGTCGTCTCGAGGAAGAACGTTCTACAAGCTTATAA